One region of Primulina tabacum isolate GXHZ01 chromosome 1, ASM2559414v2, whole genome shotgun sequence genomic DNA includes:
- the LOC142536728 gene encoding LOW QUALITY PROTEIN: uncharacterized protein LOC142536728 (The sequence of the model RefSeq protein was modified relative to this genomic sequence to represent the inferred CDS: deleted 1 base in 1 codon), which produces MLIRGTHFSAIVLFNLAREPMKLKLRKRRRAIGIFTRAGSSFLLLFLWVCLHLHLVACTVSAVNSVSAEMVGLGLDPRDKSALLEFKSELQDPSRSLSSWDDSVSVHANWNGVTISSQSGRLTALNLYDLNLFGDIHPSLCNLSFLETIVLSRNHFNGSVPLCFSLLRNLKALDLSYNVFGGAVPQALAMLENLVQLDLSHNDFTGKIPFWIGNFSLQLEKLDLGFNHVSGEIPASLYYSMSLKYLDLSHNYLTGILNEFHQGLVYLNLEFNLLSGTLPCFLDSSQSLLVLNLANNSIMGGIPACISGCHALTQLNLSFNELQYGISPRLVFSGQLLTLDLSFNRLSGNLPRNIVGMPENSGLLLLDLSHNQFTGDIPETITEFKNLQALLLSYNLLTGKIPESIGNLTYLQMIDLSYNMLSGSIPLNIVGCFQLLALKLNNNNLSGGIRPELDALNCLKILVLSNNKISGEIPLTLAGCRSLEVVDLSSNNLSGALNDAITKWSSLRFLSLSGNKFDGALPSWLFTFESIRTIDFSGNKFFGQIPNGSLNISSNFNTGGLFKADFIQPSVSITDLDLLVSVKMADKTELSFNYNLSTSIGIDLSDNLLHGEIPPGLFGLQGLEYLNLSYNNLDGQIPFGLAKMRSLKALDLSHNSFSGPIQENITSLGNLTFLNMSYNCLSGIVTTRQGYWRFPGAFGGNPDLCIMSSNSDGGCLATAPRKTFSGENERGLISVWIFCLSAIVSFYVGVIALCCSAQTRSYILRTKT; this is translated from the exons ATGCTGATTCGAGGTACTCATTTTTCTGCCATTGTTCTCTTCAATCTTGCTCGCGAGCCCATGAAACTGAAACTCCGTAAACGGCGGCGGGCTATAGGAATCTTTACCCGTGCTGGAAGCTCCTTTTTACTGTTGTTTTTGTGGGTTTGTTTGCACTTACATTTAGTAGCCTGTACAGTTTCTGCTGTAAATAGTGTTAGCGCGGAGATGGTGGGTCTGGGGCTGGACCCGCGGGATAAAAGTGCGCTTTTGGAGTTCAAATCTGAGCTCCAAGACCCTTCTCGCAGCTTGTCTAGTTGGGATGATTCAGTTTCCGTTCATGCTAACTGGAATGGTGTCACCATCTCCAGCCAGAGTGGGCGGCTCACTGCCCTTAATCTTTATGACCTCAACTTGTTTGGAGACATTCACCCTTCTTTATGCAACCTTTCTTTTCTTGAAACCATCGTTTTATCGCGCAACCATTTCAATGGCTCTGTCCCCTTGTGTTTTAGCCTATTGAGGAACCTTAAGGCTCTGGATCTTAGTTATAATGTTTTTGGTGGTGCTGTCCCACAAGCACTTGCAATGCTCGAAAATCTGGTTCAGTTGGATCTTAGCCATAATGACTTCACAGGTAAAATTCCCTTTTGGATTGGGAATTTTTCTCTCCAACTTGAAAAACTTGATCTTGGATTCAATCATGTTAGCGGTGAGATACCGGCGAGTTTGTATTACTCGATGTCGTTGAAGTATTTGGATTTGTCCCACAACTACTTGACGGGGATTCTTAATGAGTTTCACCAAGGTTTGGTGTATCTGAACCTCGAGTTCAATTTGTTGTCTGGTACTCTACCATGTTTCTTGGATTCGTCGCAGAGTCTCTTGGTGCTTAATTTAGCAAATAACTCGATTATGGGAGGAATACCGGCTTGCATTTCTGGATGTCATGCCTTGACTCAGCTCAATCTGTCCTTCAATGAACTGCAATATGGGATTTCCCCAAGGTTAGTTTTTTCAGGACAA TTGTTAACTTTGGACTTGAGTTTCAACAGATTGTCTGGAAATCTCCCGAGAAATATTGTTGGGATGCCAGAAAATTCGGGACTTCTGCTCCTTGATCTGTCTCATAACCAGTTCACTGGTGATATTCCCGAAACAATTACTGAATTCAAAAACTTACAGGCCTTGCTTCTCTCGTACAATCTTCTTACAGGGAAAATACCAGAGAGTATTGGAAATTTGACTTATCTTCAAATGATTGATCTGTCCTACAACATGTTATCCGGATCCATCCCTTTGAACATTGTGGGGTGTTTTCAGTTACTAGCATTGAAGCTGAACAACAACAATCTTTCTGGTGGAATTCGACCTGAGCTAGACGCCCTAAATTGTTTGAAAATATTGGTTCTGagtaataataaaatctctGGGGAGATCCCTCTCACTTTAGCTGGATGCAGGTCACTGGAAGTTGTAGATTTGAGCTCGAATAACCTCTCCGGTGCTTTAAATGATGCGATAACCAAATGGTCTAGCCTCAGGTTTCTCTCCCTTTCTGGTAACAAGTTTGATGGAGCTCTACCGAGTTGGTTGTTCACATTTGAATCCATCAGAACAATTGATTTTTCGGGTAACAAATTCTTCGGTCAAATCCCAAATGGTAGTCTCAATATTAGTTCAAATTTTAATACTGGTGGCCTTTTTAAAGCAGATTTTATACAGCCATCTGTTTCGATTACTGATCTTGACTTGCTAGTTTCTGTCAAGATGGCTGATAAAACCGAACTGAGCTTCAATTACAACCTTTCGACGTCGATCGGAATTGACCTTTCTGATAATCTACTGCATGGAGAAATCCCACCTGGACTATTTGGATTACAAGGTCTCGAATACCTGAACTTGTCGTATAACAATCTCGATGGTCAAATCCCATTCGGTTTAGCGAAGATGCGGAGTTTAAAGGCCCTGGATCTATCACACAATTCCTTCTCTGGTCCTATCCAAGAAAACATAACCAGTCTCGGAAACTTAACATTCTTGAATATGTCCTACAATTGTCTTTCGGGGATAGTCACGACGAGGCAGGGGTATTGGAGATTCCCCGGAGCATTCGGTGGCAATCCTGACCTGTGCATCATGTCGTCCAACTCTGATGGCGGGTGTCTTGCAACGGCGCCAAGAAAAACGTTCTCTGGTGAAAACGAGCGAGGACTGATATCAGTATGGATTTTTTGTTTAAGTGCAATTGTTAGTTTCTATGTAGGTGTGATTGCTCTGTGTTGTTCAGCACAAACCAGAAGCTACATTTTGCGGACAAAAACATGA